A window from Malania oleifera isolate guangnan ecotype guangnan chromosome 7, ASM2987363v1, whole genome shotgun sequence encodes these proteins:
- the LOC131160556 gene encoding uncharacterized protein LOC131160556 isoform X2, which yields MEGSSSSSSPLSRSPSYSAPNRNFGGASKYLANLPSRGLFSSTVLSSNPGGMRIYICDHETSPPGDQQIQTDKMNILIRALTLKKKKGESGVKDAKAITTTDGAKKRAADKSLDGRASAKRAMTNAQSSSQDGASTRTSDRDFSSLTVERLRVLLKERGLSLRGKKNEMD from the exons ATGGAAggttcctcttcttcttcttctccactTTCTCGTTCTCCTTCGTATTCTGCTCCGAACCGGAATTTCGGCGGCGCCTCCAAGTATCTCGCCAACCTCCCCTCGCGCGGCCTCTTTTCCTCCACTGTCCTCTCTTCAAATCCg GGTGGAATGCGAATTTACATATGTGATCATGAAACATCACCTCCAG GGGACCAGCAAATACAGACAGACAAAATGAACATTCTGATTAGAGCTCTCACTCTTAAGAAGAAAAAGGGTGAGTCAGGTGTGAAGGATGCAAAGGCTATAACCACAACTGATGGTGCAAAGAAAAG GGCTGCCGATAAATCGTTGGATGGCAGGGCTTCAGCTAAGAGAGCTATGACTAATGCTCAAAGTAGTTCTCAAG ATGGGGCAAGCACTCGCACATCAGATAGGGATTTCAGCAGTTTGACTGTAGAGAGGCTCCGTGTCCTTCTAAAGGAGCGAGGTCTTTCCCTCAGAGGAAAAAAG aatgaaATGGATTAG
- the LOC131160556 gene encoding uncharacterized protein LOC131160556 isoform X1 has protein sequence MEGSSSSSSPLSRSPSYSAPNRNFGGASKYLANLPSRGLFSSTVLSSNPGGMRIYICDHETSPPGDQQIQTDKMNILIRALTLKKKKGESGVKDAKAITTTDGAKKRAADKSLDGRASAKRAMTNAQSSSQDGASTRTSDRDFSSLTVERLRVLLKERGLSLRGKKDELIARLRGVNG, from the exons ATGGAAggttcctcttcttcttcttctccactTTCTCGTTCTCCTTCGTATTCTGCTCCGAACCGGAATTTCGGCGGCGCCTCCAAGTATCTCGCCAACCTCCCCTCGCGCGGCCTCTTTTCCTCCACTGTCCTCTCTTCAAATCCg GGTGGAATGCGAATTTACATATGTGATCATGAAACATCACCTCCAG GGGACCAGCAAATACAGACAGACAAAATGAACATTCTGATTAGAGCTCTCACTCTTAAGAAGAAAAAGGGTGAGTCAGGTGTGAAGGATGCAAAGGCTATAACCACAACTGATGGTGCAAAGAAAAG GGCTGCCGATAAATCGTTGGATGGCAGGGCTTCAGCTAAGAGAGCTATGACTAATGCTCAAAGTAGTTCTCAAG ATGGGGCAAGCACTCGCACATCAGATAGGGATTTCAGCAGTTTGACTGTAGAGAGGCTCCGTGTCCTTCTAAAGGAGCGAGGTCTTTCCCTCAGAGGAAAAAAG GATGAACTCATTGCTCGATTGAGAGGTGTAAATGGTTGA